Sequence from the Longimicrobium sp. genome:
GCGCCTCCGGGTTCCTGTCGGTCAGGATCTCCACCTTCGCGTCGCCCTCCAGCGGGCGCGCCAGGTCCACCACCTGGCCGTCGACCTTTGCGGCGAGAGCGGCCTTGGCGAGCCCCGGCCCGATCTGCTCCGCCAGGTCGCGGACGGAGTTGCCCTTCAGCAGCTCGCGGACGGAGCCGTCCGGGAGCGTGACCCGCACCCGCTCGGCAGACTCTGCAACGCTCATGTTCCTGTCTCCAGACGACGTACGAAGATATCGCGAAGTGGCCGCGCCACGTGTTACCGGTAGACCGTGAATCTAGTCCGGCACGGCGTTTCGTGGCAACTTCGCGTGTGCCGGCTGATACCGTGGCAGCCACGCGGGTGTTGACAGCGGCGCCGGCGCGACGTATTCTGCCGCCCTTCCCAAGCCCAGCCTACCGCTGACCGGGGTCTCTCCCCCACGCGCCGAGCGCAGTTCCGGCGCGCGAACCGAAATCCGCAGAGCTCGATGAAAGCACAGCCGCGCCGCGCCGTTGCGCGCCTCCCGTTCCTCCTCGCGTTCTCCGTCCTGCTCGCCGTACCGGCCCCCGCCGCCGCCCAGACCTACATCAAGCGCTTCCTGGGGATCGAAGCCGCCCCGCCCGCCGCCTCCGCTTCCGAGGAGTCGGTGGTCACGCGCGCGCGCAGCTACATGGGCCTCCGCTACCGCTGGGGCGGCGAGCGGCCGGAGACGGGGTTCGACTGCAGCGGGTTCGTGCGGCACATCATGCGGGCGGCCGGCGTGCAGCTCCCGCGCACTTCCGCGCAGCAGGCGCGGGCGGGGCAGGAGGTGCCGCGGGACGTGGCTCAGCTCCGCGTGGGCGACCTGATCACCTTTGGGCGCGGCGGGCGGATCTCGCACATCGGGATCTACGTGGGGAACGGGCGCTACATTCACGCCAGCAGCTACGCGGGCCGCGTCACCGAGAGCCCGCTTCCAAGCCGCTCCTGGTGGCAGGGCGCGCGCCGCGTGCTGGTCGCGTCGGCGCAGGCGGATTCGACGAGGGTGCCGGGGAGCTGAGGGGGCCCCCTCCCCCGCTCGTGAACTCGCGGCCCCTCCCCCAAAACAACCTGGGGGAGGGGCGGTTTGCATGTGGCGGTGCGGAGTCGCGGGCGGCCGCGCGGGGGCGGGCGTGACGGTTATGACTTCGGGAGGAGGCGTGACGATCGCGGCAATCCCGTCTTGCGAAAGAGAGCTCGAAATGCGGCGCGATCGTATGGCGGGCGGGTCATCCGGCTGCGCATCCGCTCCAGCAAGGGCAGCACGGTCCCCGGATCCTCCTGGATGAGCCTCTCCACGAAACGATCCGGGGAGATCACGTTGATCCCCGCGGCTTCCAGCGCCGGATCGCGGAAGTGCTTCTCGTTGACCGTCACGAGGTGCGTCGCCTCGGCGGAAAGGGCGCTCGCGGCTACGTGCCGGTCTCCAGGGTGCACCCGGGGGAATCGCGCCTCCAACGCTGGAGCCGCGGGGACCACCGCATTCGGAAAAGCGGCGTTCATCTTCGCGGCGATGCGAGCAACCTGCGCCTGTGGCAGCGAATACTTGGCGGCCAGGTTGCGCGTCCATTCCTCCTCGATCCGCTGACTCCAGAACGGATCGAGAACGTCCTCCTCAGCCAGTGTGAGGAGGACGTCCCGGGTGAGTGCGCCAAACAAGGTGTTCGCGTCCAGCAACGCACGCGGAACAGGCTCGGGCATCAGCTTCCGAGCCGGCGTGGCGGGGTTCGCTCCGCTGCCTGGAGCTCGTACAGGTTCATTCCCTGGCTCATGTCCACGACCTCGTCGATCAGCTCACGCCGACGGTCTCGCTCGGCCTTGTACCGGAGCAGATCAGCGAGCCGGATCCGGCGATGGGAGCCCGCCATGCGTGCGGGCAGACGTCCCGAGTCAACGAGCTTGGTGACGTGGGGGCGGGAGACTCCAAGGAGGGAGGCGGCCTGAGTCGTCGTCACCTCCGGAGCGGCGGAGACGAGCGCCACCACGTGACCTACCGATGCCTCGTAGAGCAGCGTCGCCACCATGGCCACCACGGCCGGAGGAAGGGCGGCCTGGAATCCACCTGGCGCACTGACCGTTACGGTCGCTCCCTCAGGCAGGCCCTGAAGGGCGGCGGCGCTGCGCTCGGCCTCCTGACGATCGATCGCGGTGGCGGACGGGTCAAGAGCGCCAAGGAGCTCGCGGGAAGATTCTACCGTTGCCATGTTCCCGGCCTCGTGCGTGAGTGTGATCCCGAATATAGCACCGGGGTCACCGCAAACGCAACAAACGAAACACAGATGGCCGGTTCAGAACACCCAGGTGATCACGGCGATGGTGGCGCCGAGGACGAGGGTGGCGGCCTGGAGGGCAAGGCCGGCGGTGCGGGCGTGCGCGTCCAGCTTGCGGGCGGCGGCTTCCTCTTCCTGCGCGCGGATCAGCTGCTGGTGCTGGCAGAAGGTGAGCATGCGGAAGTCGGGCTCGCTGAGCTGCGCGGCGCCGGATGCGGCGGCGCGCTGGGCCAGCGTGTCGCACTCGGCGGGGATGGCGACGGCGCGGGGCTCGTACGACGGCATCGAGACCGAGGGCGCGTAGCAGGCGCCGAGCAGCAGGAGCGCGGCGGGGATGGCGAGGGTGCGGAACAGGCGCATCGGCGGGGTCTCCCGGGGGCGGCGGAGGGCTTCGGACCCCGCGAAGGTACGCCGCGGCGCACAGGTGCGGCAAGGTGCTCAGCGCGCACCGGGAAGCGTCACGGGGAGGCGGCCGCGGAACGGTTCCTCGCCGGTGAGCGCGCGGGCGGCGGCGCTCTCGGTGACGCCCGTGGGGCCCCACGCCAGCACGTAGGTGCCCACGGCCGGAAACGCGCTGCGCAGGTACGGGCTCCCCAGCGACACGACGACGGTCGGGATTCCGGACGATGCGGCGGACTGCACGAACGGCGCGAAGCCGCCGCCGACGCCCAGCGCCGCGTACTGGAGCGGCGCCACCTCGGCGCTCACCAGCAGGAGGTCGGCGGCGCGGGCGCGCTCCCGGAGCCGCGCATAGGTCGCCGCCGGCGTGCCGGGGCTGACGCGGACGTGCTCGGCCACCACGCCGCCGGCCATGAGGCCGCTCTGCAGCGTGGCGCCGCCGGGGCCGCGTCCGCTGCGGGTGTAGGTGACGTGCAGCACGCGCATCCCGCGGCGAAGCGGCAGGAGGCGCCGCTCGTCGCGCTCCAGGACGATGGAGCGCTCCGCCACCTGCCGCGCGACGTCGCGGTGCGCGGCCGTCCCCACGCGCGCGGCGACCTGGCCGGCATCCACTCGCGCGCCCCGGTGCAGCCCCGCCACGGCCTTGGCGGCGAGGACGCGGCGGGCCGCGTCGTCGATGCGCGCGCGGGGGATGCGCCCCGACTCCACGGCGCGGACGATGGCGGCGATCACCTCTTCGGCGCCGGGCGGCTGGAGGAGGACGTCGGCGCCGGCCAGGAGGGAGAGGATGCTGGCCTCGGCGGGCGTGTGGTCGCGCGTGACGGCGCCCATGTTGAGCGCATCGGTCACCACCAGCCCGCTGAAGCCCAGGTCGCGGCGCAGCACCCCGGCCGTCATGCGCGGCGAGAGCGAGGCGGGCGCGGCCTGCGGGCCTTCCAGCCCCACCGCGGCGATGTGCCCGACCAGCACCCCGGCCATCCCGTCGTGCACCGCGCGCCGGAAGGGGACCATCTCCACGCCGAAGAGCCGCGCCGAGTCCGCGGGGACGATCACGCGGCCCACGTGGCTGTCCGTGCGCGTGCCGCCGTGCCCGGGAAAGTGCTTGCCGACCGCGAGAAGGCCGCCCTCCTGCGCGCCGCGCGCCCACGCGCTCCCCAGCCGCGCCACGAGCGCCGGGTCCTCGCCGAAGGAGCGGACGTTGATGATGGGGTTCGCCGGGTCCGACTGCACGTCGAGGATGGGCCCGAGCGTGGCGTGGATCCCCACCGCGCGCGCCTCGACGGCGGTGGCGCGGCCGGCCGCGCGGGCGAGGTTCTCGTCGTTGGCGGCGCCGAAGGCCATCGCCGGGGGCATGTGGGTGCCGCCGGGGCGCAGCCGCATCCCGGGTCCCGTCTCCAGGTCTGAGATGACGAGGAGCGGCACACGCGCGCGCCCCTGCGCCGCGTTCAGCTTGGCGGCGATGGCGGCCGGCGTGCCGGTGGAGATGATGACTCCGCCCACCCGCTCCACCCCCGCCCACCGCGCCAGCCGGTCGGCCTCCGCGGGTGCCTCGCCGATCGACTTGCCGGAAATCCAGGGGAAGACGAGCTGCGCCACCCTCTCGCGCAGCCCCATCTCGGCGAGCCGGGCATCCACCCACGCGCGCCCCTCCGCGTCCAGCGGGAGCGGCGCGACGGCGGGCCTGGCAGGGGCCTCCGCGCGCGTTTCGCGGGGGGCGGCGCCGGTGCGCTCACCCTGGCGCTCGGCCTGGCCACACCCCTGCGAAACGACGAGGAGGGCCGCGAGGAGCGCGCCTCCTGATTCCCGGAACAACGTCATCCATACCCTTCGCTGCGGTGATTCGCGGTGGAGCGCGGCGTCCAATGCAAGCGCCGCGCTCAAGCCGTGCCGATGCCGCGTGCGGCGGCGATTGCGCGCGTGGCATGGCCTCCCCGCGGGCGCGGACATGCCACGCGCGGGGCACGGAAGGTGCGGCGGCGTTTTTCCGCCGATCACCCCCCCAGGAGGACCGCTATGGACCGTTACAGGATGGATGGTGATGCACCCCTGATCCGCGAGCGAGGGTTCCACCCGGAACAGCTCACGGAGGTGGAACGCAGGGAGTTCGCGGAAAGGCTGCGCGAGGACGAGGAGCTGCGGGCGTCGGGCGGCGGGCGGAGCGAGTACGGGGAGCTGGAGCCGCGGGGCTGGAGGTAGGGCAGGGCAGTGGCAATGCAGGCGCGGGTTGTCGTCCCCCCCAGGGGCTCAGGCCTCCGCAGCCCGCTCTGCATCCCCGCGGTTTCCCCCCCCCGGTGTAGCGACGCGCTTCCGCCGTGGTGACAAGGCGTTAGCGCGGAAACATGTCGTGCGCCACGCCCGGTAAGCGCCTCAACTTCATTGACATCAGGGCGTTCAGAACGAATAATACCGCATGCATGGCAGCGATAAGGACGCCCCCTGGACCGCTGCCACCGCTTTCGCGCTCCAGTGCGCCGGGGCTCTTAATAGGCCATAACTAGTACCCTCTTCTGCTCCGTAGCCCGTTCTCCCCCGCGGCTCCACCGCCGCCATGGTCCCCCCGCCTCCGGAACTGAGATGAAGTGCCAAGTCCTGAACGGCAGTGCGTGAGTGCCTTGTTGCGCTTTTACTCAGCACTTGGCACTTAGCACTTGGCACTTAGCCCCTCCCCCTCCACCTTCGCCGCAACGAGGACACCACAGCATGGCAGAAGAGACGCTCACGCGCTGGGCGCGGGTGCAGGCGCTGCTGAACGAGGCCCACCCGGAGGAGGCGGTGTACGCCGGGGCCGGGCGCTTCTGGCGCGACCTGGAGACGCTGCACGCCGCCGAGATCCACGGCGTGCGGATGGTGGCCCCCGCGCAGGCCGCCGCGCCGGGTGGCGGGTGCGGGTGCGGCAGCTGCCCGCCGCCGTCGCCGGAGGGCGCGCCCTTCCCCGGCCGCGGCGCCACCTCCGGGCTGATCCGCGGGCTGCGCGGCGAGCCCCCGTTCGACGGGTCGCGCCTTCCGCGCCTTCCCTGGGGCGGCACGCGGATGGGGGAAGACGACATCCGCTTCATCAGCGACTGGATCGACGACGGGTGCCCGGCGGAGGACTACCGCCACGGGCTGGTGAAGCTGGAGATGCCCGGCCGCACGGAGACGCTCCCGCGGCTGCGCGTGGACGAGCCCACCGCCGCGCGCCTGCAGCGCGAGGCGGGGACGGTGTACGGCGGCGGGCAGCAGCAGGGGGCGCGGCCGGAGGTGAAGCAGCGGATGAACCTGGACTGCCTGACGGCGGACCAGCTGGAGCAGCTTCGCTTCGCCTTCCGCGAGCTGTACGCGCTCAACAAGTGGCCGCGCGACTACCGCAACTACAACAACCTGGCGCTGATCCACCAGGACCACTGCCAGCACGGGTGGGAGCGCTTCCTCCCCTGGCACCGCATCTACCTGTACGAGTTCGAGCAGGCGATGCAGGACGTCTGCCCCGGCGTCACCATGCCGTATTGGGACTGGACGATGCCCCAGTACTGCCCCACGCAGCCGTACAACGGGTGGATCATCCCCCAGTCGTTCAAGGCGTACCTGACCAATGAGGGGCTGGCGCTGCTCGCCGGCAAAGTGGACGATTGGCACCGGTACGCGGACGCGGTGACGGAGAAGCTGGGCGGGGGACGCCTCTTCCGCTCGCTGCGGGACTTCTTCACGGCGCTCAAGGATGCCACGGGGGTGGACTTCAGCCGCCGGCCGCTGTCCGACCCGTGGGTGGAGGCGCTGGTCATCGGCAACCCGCTCTGGTACCCGCTGCGCTTTCCCTCCGAGTACCAGAACAGCGCGGGGCAGCCGCAGACCATCAACCAGCGGATCCACTACCACTATCCCACCGCGCGTGACATGGACGAGATCATGTCGCTGCGCAGCTGGCGGGACTTCGGCGGGGGGAGCCAGTACAACGACGCCTTCGGGTTCCTCGACCAGAACCCGCACAACACCATGCACATCTGGACCGGGGGGATGAACCCGGACTACGAGGCGCCGCCGTCGAAGTCCACCGGGGAGGCGCTGCGCGGGGCGTCGTTCCTGGAGCGCAACCGGATGGTGACGGTGGCGGGGCGCCAGTTCCACACCAAGGAGGAGTTCTACGACTTCAGGAAGGTGCAGTACGGCGACATGTTCAGCAACCTGACCGCCGCGTACGACCCCATCTTCTGGCCGATCCACGCCAACATCGACCGGCTCTGGTGGGAGTGGCAGCAGCTCAACCCGCACGCGCAGCCCACCGACCTCACCTCCGTGCTGACGCCGTGGGGCTACACGGCCGGCGACACGCTGGACATCTCGCGCTTCGGCTACGAGTACGTGCGCTGCGCCTTCCCCATCGCGGTGGGGCTGGAGGCGCCGGTGGGGAGGTTCGTGTCGGACCCGGTGGAGGTGCCCGAGACGGCGCGCCAGCCGCGGCAGGTGGAGGTGAGGCTGCACCGCGTTCCCCAGCTGGAGCGCTCCTGCTTCGTGCGCGTCTTCCTCAACCTGCCGGACGCCAACGCGCAGACGCCGGTGGAGGGAGACAACTTCGGCGGCTACCTGGCGGTGTTCGGCCACGGCGAGTGCTTCGGCGGGCCGGGCCACTGCGCCACGCCGGGGCAGCCGCGCCCCTTCGACCTGCGCCCGCGCAGCCACAACACGCCGCGCAACCACCGCGTGAACGTCACGCGCGCCGCCCGCGCCCTGCTGGATGCCGGCGCCACCACGCTGCAGGTGACGCTGGTGGTGATCGGCGCGGACTACTGCGAAGAGAACGAGCTGCTGAGGCTGGAAGGGATGTCGCTGAACTTCCTGGACTGACCCCGAACCCCGAGAGCTCCACGATGGCGACGGTATACAGGATCCATCCCGGGATCGGGATCGCCCGCCTGGGAAACAGCCCGGACGGCTTCTGCATCGCGGCCGAGCAGCCCGCCGCGCTCCCCATAGAGTGCGACCAGGACGGCAACTCGCTGCCGCTGGGCGCCCCCGCGGGAACGGAGCAGCGCGCCACCCGCCTCAAAGACGACGCGGGGCGCATCCGGCGCCAGGCGGCGCGCTTCGGCGTGTGGGTGTACGACGACGAGAACCCGGACGGGCGCCCCCTCAAGGTGGGCGACCCCGTGGCGGGCGGGGGGAACCACGGCACCCTGGTGGACATCCAGTGGCGCGTGCACCTCGGCAACAAGAAGGCGTCGTGGTACGAGTTCAAGCAGCTGCAGGGGGAGCACGGCTACGAGGCCGATCACCCGCGGCGCAACCCGCAGGTGACGGCGGACCAGGCGCGGCAGAACCTGATCGTCGATCCCGGCCCGCGGGTGGTGTCGCTCAACACCACGCGCCGCGCCCGCTTCTCGGCCGAAGGGGGCGAGGTGTACGCCTCCACCTTTCCGCCGCCGCTGAAGCCCGCCTCGGTGGAGACGCTGGGCGACCTGATGGTGGACGACCAGGCGCGGCTTCTGGTGCTGGGCGGGCACGGCAACGCGGGCACCTACCTGTACGACGACTTCGGGCAGCCGCGCATCGACCACTACGCCAACAACGACGGGTGGTTCGACGACACCAGCGACGGCCCGGTGATGGCGCGCCTCGTCTTCTTCTCCGATGAGGTGCAGGCGATGCGCTTCGTGGACGTGGAGTACCCGGCGTGGGTGATCGCCGCGTACCCGGACTTCGTCCCCAACATCCCGGACATCGTGACGATGGACGAGACGGTGTACGACCTGTTCGTGCGCCGCTTCGCCCACCGCACCGACCTGTACGGCGAGGCGGGGACCTTTGACTGCCCGCAGCGCATCGACCCGCGCGACAGCGAGGCGCTGGTGGTGTGGCAGGCCGGGCGGCTGGGGTGGAACCCCGACTACCGTCCCTGGTTCTTTCGCGACATCTGGCCGATCCTCTGGCGGCCGGAGCAGTACCTGTACCTCACCAGCATCCTGGCGCAGTCCAACGATCCGCACAACCAGACCGCGCGCGGCACCTTTCAACCCAGCCTCATCGGCGCGGCGCCGCGGGTGGACTGGGTCCGGGTGAACGAGTGCTTGGCGGCGGGCTGCGGCGAGCAGGTGGGCGATGCGGTGGTCGCCCCCATCCGCGCGATGCTGCGCGGCACCGCCGGCTTCGGAGACCAGGGCTCGCGCGGGATGCGGGCCGCGGCCGCCGACTCGGTGCCGGACGACCTGCTGGACGGCTTCCAGCGCGCCGTGGCCGCCTTCGCCGCCGAGCCGGAGCCGGCGGGGGCGCCCGACCAGGTCGTGCGGAGCTTCGCCGCGTCCGCCTCGTCGCCAGAGCGCGCGGACGCCCGCGGCCGGCTGCAGGACGAGGTCGCGGCGCTGCTGGACCGGCTTGGGCCCGCGGTCCCCTCCGGTCCCGCGCACGGCACGGCGCTCAAGACGCAGCGCGCCCCGGTCTACAACTCGGCCCCCGAGGACAAGCGTCCGATGGGGGTTCGCGAAAAGGTGGAGGGCGCCCTCCGCCGCCAGATTCGGCGCCTCTACAGCGGCGAGGTGCACCGAGAGTGCCTGCGGGAGTGCATCGCGCGGCACACCAGCGACCCGTTCCGGCCGGAGCGCGAGTTCCTCTTCTCCCTCCTGCGCGAGCCGGGGGAGGAGAACCGCTTCAGCCGGGGCGGGCGCGCCACCACGCGCGTCTTCAACCTCCCGCTGATGCCGCTCCTCTCGGGCGACAACCCGATGAGCAACATCCTGCCCTCCAAGTTCCTGCGCCTCACCGACTTCCAGTACTACCTTCTGACGCAGTGGGCGGAGGGGAAGTTCATCAACGAGCTGGAAGAGAAGTGGGTGGACAAGGTGGACCCGGACGACCCGTGGGCGGTGAGCCCCATCCGCACGGGGCGCGACCTGGACCAGGGGGTCCTGTCGCACGCGGTGGGCGGCGCCTTCTGCCCCGGCGGCGAGGTGGGGTGGATCATGCGCAACCCGGCCATCTGGCTGGAGCCGTACCGCGTGAAGGCCGATCCCGTGTTCAGCGCCTTCTCGCTGACGGCCGCGCAGGCGAACAGCTGGCGGGGCGCCATCCCGGAGACCGACTACATCGGCTACGCGGACCAGCAGCTGAGCCAGACGGACGACCTGGACACCGGGATGCAGCCCGGCGACCTCACCAAGCACATGGCGATCCCCTGGCAGGCGGACTTCAACGAGTGCTCCACGCAGGTGATCGACGTCACCTACGAGCTGTGGAACCAGATCGACTACACCAACCCGCAGGACTCCCTCCTCCAGCGCCAGCAGCGGAGCTGGGAGACGCTCTGGTGGCCGGCCCACCGCCCCATGCAGAACTACGAGCCGCTCCCGGTGGCGCCCGACGGCTCCCGCGGCTACCGCTGGCTGGACTGGGCGCGCGGCGTGACGCAGACCAACGCGGGCGACCTCAAGATGGTGACGGAGTGGCGCCGGCTCCCCTTCGTGATCCGCAACCCCGACCCCAGCCCCGCGCCCGGCGACCCGGTGTTCATCGGCGTGGAGCGCACTTCCCGCGACCAGGAGACTTCGCGATGAAAGGAACCAACCCGTTCGTGGGAAGCTGGACGTACCGCAGCCTCCTCAACGACCCCGCGCTGGCGCCGGACCCGTCCAAGGACCCGCAGCCGTGGGCCGACCTCTTCTTCGGCTACGGCACCATCGTGATCGAGGAGAGTGGGCCGGAGCAGCTCACGGGCACCATCGGCGGCGGCGGGTGGTCGCTGAACCTGCGCGGCTCCATGAGCTACGGAAACCCGAGCCAGGTGCGCTTCCAGGGGCGCGGCGTGGTGGGCGGCGACGAGTGGGTGTACGACTACATCGGCTGGCTGGTGCCGGTGTGGCCCAACAGCACGAACGACCTGCAGACGCGCGCCATCGTGGGGAGCGTGGTGCGCACCATTCCCCATCCGAGCGGGGGCGGCACGGCGCCGGCGGGGGTGGTGGCGTCGTTCTACGCGGTGCTGGCGAAGTAGCCGGATGACGGACGTCGCGGTCGTGGGGGGCGGCCCGGCCGGGTGCGCCGCCGCGCTCGCCCTCCGCGCCCACGCGCCGGGGCTCTCCGTGACTCTGCTGGAGGCGAGCGGCTACGCCGAGCCGCGCATCGGCGAGACGCTTCCTCCCCCGGCGGCGGAGGTGCTGCGGCAGCTGGGGATGTGGGACGAGTTCCAGGCGCAGGCGCACCGCCCCGCCTACGGCACCTCGGCGGCGTGGGGCGATGCCCGGCCGCACGACCACGACTTCTTCGGCTCGGTGCACTCGGTGGGATGGCACCTGGACCGCGCCGCCTTCGACGCCATGCTCGCCTCCGCGGCGGAAGCGCGCGGCGTGGAGGTCTGCCGCGCCACGCGCGTCACCGGCGCGGAGCGGGCGGGCGGGGGATGGCGGCTCGCGCTCGACGGCGCTCCCGCGCTCCATGCGCGCTTCGTGATCGACGCCACCGGCCCGTCCGCTTCGTTCGCGCGGCGCCACGGCGGTGCGCGCGCACGCGTGGTGGACCGGCTGGCCGGCTTTGCGCGATTCCTGCGCGAGGCGCGCCCCACCCCGGCCGGGACGCTGGTGGAAGCGTTCCCGGACGGCTGGTGGTACACGGCGGCGCTTCCCGGCGGGCTGCGGGTAGCCGTGTGCATGACGGACAGCGACCTCGCGCGCCCGTTGCGGCTGGACGAGGAGCGGGGGTGGCTGGATGCCTGCGCGACGCGCCGCTCACCTCGGCCCTCCTGGACGGCTCCGAGCCGTGCGGGCCGCCGCTGGTGCGCGCGGCCCGCTCGCGCCGCCTGGACCCGCCCTCGGGCGACGGCTGGCTCGCCGCGGGCGATGCCGCGTCCGCCTTTGACCCGCTCTCCTCGCAGGGGGTGCTGAAGGCGCTCCGCTCGGGGATCTTTGCCGCCTACGCCGCCGGAGACCTCCTCGCCTCGGGCGACGAGCTGGGGATGCGCCGCTACGACCACTTCATCCGGGAGGAGTTCGCCGGCTACCTCCGCGCCCGCGCCCGCTACTACGCCGAGGAGCGCCGCTGGCCCGCCCGCGAGTTCTGGCGCCGCCGCCACGCCCCCGAGTCCGCCGCCGCACCATAGCAAGAGGTCCGCCCGCGCACCCGCGCCGCGCGGACCTCTTCTGCATGCCAGGGGCGAGTGAACTCGCAGCAACAACAGCACAAAGTCCGCCTGCGCGGACTCGGGGTCCGATGCCGCGTTCCTCGAGCCGGCTTCAGCCGCCTTCCCGTCGTTCCAGCCGGGGGATTTATCCCCCGGTAGTGCGCCGGCGCCGCATCCACCGCCGAGGCACCCCGCGGCGCTGCGTCTCCCCGGCGACGTGTGCCCGGCGTCGTGCCCCCGCCGTCGCATCCCCGGCGTCGAATGCCGGCGCTCCCAACCGATCA
This genomic interval carries:
- a CDS encoding C40 family peptidase → MKAQPRRAVARLPFLLAFSVLLAVPAPAAAQTYIKRFLGIEAAPPAASASEESVVTRARSYMGLRYRWGGERPETGFDCSGFVRHIMRAAGVQLPRTSAQQARAGQEVPRDVAQLRVGDLITFGRGGRISHIGIYVGNGRYIHASSYAGRVTESPLPSRSWWQGARRVLVASAQADSTRVPGS
- a CDS encoding PIN domain-containing protein, whose product is MPEPVPRALLDANTLFGALTRDVLLTLAEEDVLDPFWSQRIEEEWTRNLAAKYSLPQAQVARIAAKMNAAFPNAVVPAAPALEARFPRVHPGDRHVAASALSAEATHLVTVNEKHFRDPALEAAGINVISPDRFVERLIQEDPGTVLPLLERMRSRMTRPPYDRAAFRALFRKTGLPRSSRLLPKS
- a CDS encoding helix-turn-helix domain-containing protein; this translates as MATVESSRELLGALDPSATAIDRQEAERSAAALQGLPEGATVTVSAPGGFQAALPPAVVAMVATLLYEASVGHVVALVSAAPEVTTTQAASLLGVSRPHVTKLVDSGRLPARMAGSHRRIRLADLLRYKAERDRRRELIDEVVDMSQGMNLYELQAAERTPPRRLGS
- a CDS encoding glycoside hydrolase family 3 N-terminal domain-containing protein, whose protein sequence is MTLFRESGGALLAALLVVSQGCGQAERQGERTGAAPRETRAEAPARPAVAPLPLDAEGRAWVDARLAEMGLRERVAQLVFPWISGKSIGEAPAEADRLARWAGVERVGGVIISTGTPAAIAAKLNAAQGRARVPLLVISDLETGPGMRLRPGGTHMPPAMAFGAANDENLARAAGRATAVEARAVGIHATLGPILDVQSDPANPIINVRSFGEDPALVARLGSAWARGAQEGGLLAVGKHFPGHGGTRTDSHVGRVIVPADSARLFGVEMVPFRRAVHDGMAGVLVGHIAAVGLEGPQAAPASLSPRMTAGVLRRDLGFSGLVVTDALNMGAVTRDHTPAEASILSLLAGADVLLQPPGAEEVIAAIVRAVESGRIPRARIDDAARRVLAAKAVAGLHRGARVDAGQVAARVGTAAHRDVARQVAERSIVLERDERRLLPLRRGMRVLHVTYTRSGRGPGGATLQSGLMAGGVVAEHVRVSPGTPAATYARLRERARAADLLLVSAEVAPLQYAALGVGGGFAPFVQSAASSGIPTVVVSLGSPYLRSAFPAVGTYVLAWGPTGVTESAAARALTGEEPFRGRLPVTLPGAR
- a CDS encoding tyrosinase family protein, producing MAEETLTRWARVQALLNEAHPEEAVYAGAGRFWRDLETLHAAEIHGVRMVAPAQAAAPGGGCGCGSCPPPSPEGAPFPGRGATSGLIRGLRGEPPFDGSRLPRLPWGGTRMGEDDIRFISDWIDDGCPAEDYRHGLVKLEMPGRTETLPRLRVDEPTAARLQREAGTVYGGGQQQGARPEVKQRMNLDCLTADQLEQLRFAFRELYALNKWPRDYRNYNNLALIHQDHCQHGWERFLPWHRIYLYEFEQAMQDVCPGVTMPYWDWTMPQYCPTQPYNGWIIPQSFKAYLTNEGLALLAGKVDDWHRYADAVTEKLGGGRLFRSLRDFFTALKDATGVDFSRRPLSDPWVEALVIGNPLWYPLRFPSEYQNSAGQPQTINQRIHYHYPTARDMDEIMSLRSWRDFGGGSQYNDAFGFLDQNPHNTMHIWTGGMNPDYEAPPSKSTGEALRGASFLERNRMVTVAGRQFHTKEEFYDFRKVQYGDMFSNLTAAYDPIFWPIHANIDRLWWEWQQLNPHAQPTDLTSVLTPWGYTAGDTLDISRFGYEYVRCAFPIAVGLEAPVGRFVSDPVEVPETARQPRQVEVRLHRVPQLERSCFVRVFLNLPDANAQTPVEGDNFGGYLAVFGHGECFGGPGHCATPGQPRPFDLRPRSHNTPRNHRVNVTRAARALLDAGATTLQVTLVVIGADYCEENELLRLEGMSLNFLD
- a CDS encoding LodA/GoxA family CTQ-dependent oxidase, with product MATVYRIHPGIGIARLGNSPDGFCIAAEQPAALPIECDQDGNSLPLGAPAGTEQRATRLKDDAGRIRRQAARFGVWVYDDENPDGRPLKVGDPVAGGGNHGTLVDIQWRVHLGNKKASWYEFKQLQGEHGYEADHPRRNPQVTADQARQNLIVDPGPRVVSLNTTRRARFSAEGGEVYASTFPPPLKPASVETLGDLMVDDQARLLVLGGHGNAGTYLYDDFGQPRIDHYANNDGWFDDTSDGPVMARLVFFSDEVQAMRFVDVEYPAWVIAAYPDFVPNIPDIVTMDETVYDLFVRRFAHRTDLYGEAGTFDCPQRIDPRDSEALVVWQAGRLGWNPDYRPWFFRDIWPILWRPEQYLYLTSILAQSNDPHNQTARGTFQPSLIGAAPRVDWVRVNECLAAGCGEQVGDAVVAPIRAMLRGTAGFGDQGSRGMRAAAADSVPDDLLDGFQRAVAAFAAEPEPAGAPDQVVRSFAASASSPERADARGRLQDEVAALLDRLGPAVPSGPAHGTALKTQRAPVYNSAPEDKRPMGVREKVEGALRRQIRRLYSGEVHRECLRECIARHTSDPFRPEREFLFSLLREPGEENRFSRGGRATTRVFNLPLMPLLSGDNPMSNILPSKFLRLTDFQYYLLTQWAEGKFINELEEKWVDKVDPDDPWAVSPIRTGRDLDQGVLSHAVGGAFCPGGEVGWIMRNPAIWLEPYRVKADPVFSAFSLTAAQANSWRGAIPETDYIGYADQQLSQTDDLDTGMQPGDLTKHMAIPWQADFNECSTQVIDVTYELWNQIDYTNPQDSLLQRQQRSWETLWWPAHRPMQNYEPLPVAPDGSRGYRWLDWARGVTQTNAGDLKMVTEWRRLPFVIRNPDPSPAPGDPVFIGVERTSRDQETSR
- a CDS encoding FAD-dependent oxidoreductase, coding for MTDVAVVGGGPAGCAAALALRAHAPGLSVTLLEASGYAEPRIGETLPPPAAEVLRQLGMWDEFQAQAHRPAYGTSAAWGDARPHDHDFFGSVHSVGWHLDRAAFDAMLASAAEARGVEVCRATRVTGAERAGGGWRLALDGAPALHARFVIDATGPSASFARRHGGARARVVDRLAGFARFLREARPTPAGTLVEAFPDGWWYTAALPGGLRVAVCMTDSDLARPLRLDEERGWLDACATRRSPRPSWTAPSRAGRRWCARPARAAWTRPRATAGSPRAMPRPPLTRSPRRGC